A portion of the Anaerobranca californiensis DSM 14826 genome contains these proteins:
- the cas4 gene encoding CRISPR-associated protein Cas4: MLKEVNVNGTLVWYYYICKRQAWLMARNINPNQDNPLLDLGRFIQEHTYERDKRKEVVVGNIIIDVIKKGKKEIVVGEVKKSSKFKESAKMQLAFYLWEFKKIGIDSTGVLMFPKEKERVEVVLDDELEKKVEKTAKEILRIIYKEKPQPAEKIGYCKNCAYSEFCWA, translated from the coding sequence ATTTTGAAAGAAGTTAATGTTAACGGTACATTAGTTTGGTATTACTATATCTGTAAAAGGCAAGCTTGGTTAATGGCTAGAAATATTAACCCAAATCAAGATAACCCCCTTCTTGATTTGGGTAGATTTATTCAAGAACATACCTATGAAAGGGATAAAAGAAAGGAAGTAGTTGTAGGGAACATTATAATAGATGTTATTAAAAAGGGGAAAAAGGAAATTGTTGTAGGGGAAGTTAAAAAATCTTCTAAGTTTAAAGAAAGTGCTAAAATGCAGCTAGCCTTTTATCTTTGGGAATTTAAAAAAATAGGAATAGATTCTACAGGTGTTTTAATGTTTCCTAAGGAAAAGGAGCGGGTAGAAGTAGTTTTAGATGATGAGCTAGAAAAAAAGGTAGAGAAAACTGCTAAAGAAATTTTAAGAATTATTTACAAAGAAAAACCACAGCCTGCTGAAAAGATAGGGTATTGTAAAAATTGTGCCTATAGTGAATTTTGTTGGGCGTAG